AAAACAATCCAGCTCAGCCGGAGAAAACAAGGCCGGTGTTGCGAAGCTCGCCGGAATCCGAATGGGTTCCGGCATTGAGCATGAACTCGTTTCATGCGAAGCACTTACTCGAAGAGTTAGTGCGAGAGCAAGCAATCCCGGCCGGTACACAAAAAAACGAATTGCCTTTTTTGTGCGCGTATATTCTCAAAGCAATGTTATTTATTAACACTATTTTTAATAAAAATTATATCTTATATTAATTTTCTTAGTTCTTTTTACAATAATTGTTACACATACAACATATTTTAATAATTATTATAAGCCTTTAAAAAAAGACCTGTAATTCTAATAAAATGCATAATCCCTATCCAGGAGATGATGTCAGATATGGAAGAGAAACAGTTGACTCCGATGGAGCGTTATAGGAAAGAAAAAGAAAGGCGTGGAGAAGAAAACTTCGATATATATGTCGCACAACTAAATCACCCCCATTTAACGTACCGTATTAAGGCTGCGGAAGCTCTTGGAAATTTCGGGGATCTGCGTGCTGTAAAACACCTGGAACAGACGCTTAATCCTGAAAATGAATCCGAATATCTATTTATCGCAATAAACTCTCTGGGAAATCTCGGAAATCCCGGATCAGTCCCGCTTTTAGTGCCTTTTCTAAAAAGCGATGATAAATGGTTAAGACTTTGTGCTGTTCGTGCTCTCGGGATGATCGGTGATGACAGAGCGGCATTGCCGGTGATCCCTCTTCTCCAGGATAAAAAGGTGGATGTACGTAAATCTGCTGTTGAATCTCTTGGAAGGATGGGATACATAGAGGCGATGGATTTCATTTCCCCGCTGCTCTCTGATGATGATTCTAGTGTCAGGGAGGTAGTCCGAAATACCTTGTCAGGGCTGGAAAAAGTAAATTCATAACTCAAAAATTTATTCGAATCCATAACTCTAAATGCCTATTCGAATTCAGAGTGATAAAGAATAAACAGGTCGACCGGAAAGAAGCAACAGGGGCTTTACATCCCTCCCGCAGACCTGTTTAGAACCTCTGAAGATGACGATCATGTATTTTTTTTCTGTTGAAGATACGGACTCCACCCTGAGTTTCCTCATTAGTGATCTCAAGATCGGAACCGGATTAGTCTCCACATCAACCATTACATGAACATTCATCCGGGCTCTACGACATTTTTTAAAAGCATCATTTCATTTTTCTTATACATATGCATGGATTCCGATTCGGGCATGAACTCTGTTCAGGGGAGTGAGTATAACAAGCGAGCAATCCCGGCCGGTACAAAAAAAGAGAATTCATTCTTCCCCTCCCCCGGTGAGGAAGTCCGCCGCCCGCTGTGCATCTCCCGCAGCCCGGATGACATCGACGACCGTGCCGTTCCTGATGTGCCGGAGCCATCCCGCGACATAAGCCGCCTGGTTCTCGATGACGGGCATGTCGATTCCGGTCATCGCACACAGGAAGGCAGAACCCATCTCGGCCGTCAGCTCCTCGCGGGAATACCGCTCACTCCCGAACCGGATCGGCCCGGTTATTCCCGGACGCTTCAGGCGGGATTCATGCCCGGTCCAGTGAGTCAGTTCATGGAAGTAGGTCGAGTAGTATTCTTCCGGAGATTCGAACCGCTCCATATCGGGCATGTGGATGATATCCGGAGTCGGGAGATATGCCGGCGGCCCCTGGGTGACTTTCGGAGAGTTCCTTTCGATCACTTCATCGCAGGACGTGATCGCCCGGACCTCGCCGACCTCTTCCTTCTCGATCCCTTCGCACTGCGAGAGGTTGAAGACCCAGTAATACCTGACAAGTGGTTTTTCCCGCTGCGACATCACAAGGACCTCGTCGCCCTGGTCATTCACAATCGGCCTTGCCTCTTCGAAGGACCAGAAGACAACAAGCCCGGATGCCTTCTCGCCTTTCCGGACATACCCGCCGAGCTGCTTGATCTGCCGGTACGTCCCCCACCATTCATGCCCGGAGAGGAGGAGACGGTTAATGCCCCGGTAGGGCCTTCCCGTCAGAACATTGCACGGCGACAGGTTCTTCCACGATTGATGCCAGGGGATAGTTCCGGAGGAAAGAGAGGAGATGATCCTCTCCCGGACCATCTCGTAGACGTTCGCCATCAGCAGACACCCCTTGCCCTTGCGGTGTAGCAGTTGTCATCGGCCTGGGCCCGGCGAACACATTCATCGTATCCGTGCTTCCCGACCTCGTCCCGGTAGTGCTCACGGATGCACTCTCCCCGCCGGTGGAGGTCTTCGGCCTCGTAGAGCATCGAGTGTGCCCTTCGTTCAAGCTCGACTGCACGCTCATCGAGGAGTGCAATGTCTTCAAGTGCATGCAGAGGAATCGCGTCGCTCAGCCGGGACATTTCAGTCCACCTCGGCGGGCAGGTCAGCGAAAAGCTGATATGTTTTCTGGTCGAATTCGATACTTAGCTCGACGAGAGCTATGCGGGCGGCGATCTTTTGCGGGAAGGCCGCCCCGTTTCTGTTCATTATTGTAGTCATTTAGATCTACCTCAGCCGGTGCTTAACCGCGACCGACTGAATGCGGGGGTAAAACGGCAAACGGAGTATGGCTGTCGCTCCCCAGGAGCGACCGGCTTACCCGTTTGACGGAGACCCGCGTTTGCAAGAGGAGGTTTACAGTGCCGTGCAGGGGAGCGACGAAAAGATTTGAGGAGCGGATTCGCACGGCTGTTTGGGCGGTTATTTAGGAATGTCTTCGGGTTCAACTGAAATAATTTTGCAGAAGAATTAACTTCTCCTAGCTCTCAAAAAGCAAATTTTCGGTAAAAATAAAATTGCATATTTTACTTTTTAAAGCATTTTAATCGTGCTATATCCAAAATCAACGACGTAAATATTATTTGAACTATCAACAGCTAAAGCAGAGGGCTCTTTTAATTCTTCTCCGCCACATTCTTTCTTATACATTCTCCAATTTCCGATAAATTCTCCTTCAGAACTAAACTTTTTAATTTGGTTGTTACCAGAATCAATAATATAAATATTATTTAATTTATCAATAGCGATACCTGAAGGATCATTAAATTCTTCTCCACCACATTCTTTCTCATATCCTCTCCACGTATCGATAAATGTTCCTTCAGATGTGAACTTTTGGATTCGATTATTACCAGAATCAGTCACATAAACATTACCAAAACTGTCGATTGCAATATCTTTTGGATATTTAAATTGGTTTTCCCCTGAACCCTCAGAACCCCATTTAGTGATAAAAGTTCCCCCAGGAGTAAACTTTTGAATACGATGTACTGAATGATCGACAATATAAAAATTCCCCAATTTATCAAACGAAATAGCTGAGGGATATGAGAATAATCCGTCATTGACCAGATCGTCTATTTCATAAGTTACAATGTAATTAATATCAAATATTTTAATTTCTGAGCCGATTGAGTCTATAAATTCACCCTTTGATGAAAATACTTGAATTCGGTGATTGCTACTATCAACAACATAAATATTTCCAGTGTTATTAACAGCAATACCTTTTGGTTGATGAAACATCCCAGAAGATTCTCCCCCCAAACCCCACTTAAGGACGAAGTTCATATCAGGTGAGAATTTCTGAATACGATTATTTCCAGTATCAGAAATATAGATATCTCCTGATCCATCAACTGCTATGCCCTCTGGACAATTTAATTCTCCACTAACATTCTCATAGGAGGTCCATTCTGTTATGAATTTGCCTTCTTGAGTAAATTTTTGGATACGTCTATTGTTGACATCTGCAACATAAGTATTTCCAGATTTGTCAATTGTAATAGCTTTTGGATTTTTAAATTCACCTTCATTGGATCCATATGTACCCCATTTAAGAATAAACTTGAAGTTAGGAGTTAACTTTTGAATACGGTGATTCTCCGAATCTACAATATAAAAATTGTTCTTTTTATCTATAACAATGCCTTTAGGGTGATTAAATTCTCCATCACCTGTTCCATAAGAACCATAGCTCGCTATTAATTTTAATTGTTTCTCAAATAATCCACTAAGTTTATATTTTAAAATGCGATGGTTCCCGGAATCTACAACAAAAATATTACCAGAGGAATTTACAGCAATATCAAAAGGTTGATTAAATCTTGTTTCCCCGGGGTATGGGTATGGTTCTCCAAATGATGTTGCTAAAGTTAACCCATTAGAATCGAATACATGTATTCTGCTATTTTCAGTATCAGCAATATAGAATTTTCCTGATTTTACTACTATTCCGCCTGCTTTACCAATACTACCTTCAGTATATCCACCAACTGAATATGAACAAGCAACAATCTTCCAATTCCCTTGAAGATCAACTTTAATAATATTACCAGACCAGAGATCAGATACATATGTATTACCATAAGGTTCAACATAAATTGCGCCTAATTGTTCGCTGTTTGAAAAAATAGCCCCTCGCAATTCAATTTTTTGTACATTTTTATCTTTGGAAGGAATTTTTATTATATAGCTTTTAGATCTATCTGTAACATAGATATTTTCGAAGTCATCTACTCCAATATCGAAAGGAATAAATATTTCATTTATCATCATGCAGTTTCCATACCTATAAGTGTAATTAGAATGTTTCAAAATATATATGATTTTTTATATTATGTAGAACAGTAAGCCATATAAAAAATATATTTTTCCTGTTTTATTCTTTAATTAAAGACAAATCATGCAATCCCAAGATCCTTTTTCAGTTTTTCAAGAAGCATACTATAGTCATCACTCCCTTTTGCTTCATTTATTGACTCTTCAACATCGATTGCCTCTTCCTGGTTGAGCACCATCGAACAATTTGTACAATAGAGGGCCGAACTTGGATTACTTGTTTTACACCGGGGACAAATAACAGGCTCAAGAGTTTTTTCCTGTTTCTGATCCTCGTCAATGAGACCGGCGTTCTCAAGCATCTTCCTCTCGATATCCCCGCCCGACAAGTGAACATAAACTTCAGGCATGTTGGAATTCTTCTCCCATCCGGCAAAAACACGGAGCTCCATTTCGGAAAGTCCACGCTTCCCGCCTTCGTTCTTCACAAGATCCGTTAATCTTGCATGACGGATGGCATGAGGATGAATCCTTTTGTGGACGTTCGCCCTTTGCGCAACTCTCTTCAGCATGTTCTGAATAGTATGAAGATTGAGCCTTTTGTTCCCGTTCCCATATCTGGTGAATGTGGTGAATAAGGGTGCATCCGATCGATCTCTTAAGGGATGTACATTAATCCATGCCTGGAGGTCCGGAACAGAAGATATCAGCCTAAGCCTCCTCATCCCAGTCTTGCCCTTTACAATAACCACAGCACCGTACCTGTCAAATTCTATGTGCCCGATGTTGAGGGATACGATTTCCCCGATGCGGGCCCCGGTATCCCAAAGTAACATTATAATTGCCCGGTCCCTCTGCCGGTCGCAGGCATTCACGAGTTTTTCAATATCGTATCTGGTTAGGAGCTGATCGGTTGGAAGACTTGATCGGACACGCTTTATCTTTACATTTTCAAACATTGCCTCTTCGGTTTCTTTTCCGAGAAGCCATCTGAAAAAAAGTTTGATCTCAAGGATCTCCCCGTTCACAGTAACCTGGCTGCACTCTTTTCTACGTTTGATAAAATAATTCTCAACGTCATCCTGAGTAACCTGCTTTGAATCCTTGAATCCGTTTGAGATGAGGAAATTATAGTTCCTCCAGACCTTTGTCTGAATTGTCTGTTCAGATAACTGCTTTAATTCGAGATGCTTTACATAGCTTTCAAGATATTTTATATTGGCCTCGTCGATAGATGGCAGCTTTTCAAAATATGAGTCCATTATGTTACACCTCCACGACACGGGTTTTAAGTGAAACCTGTGCCAAGTGGATGTAAGAGACTTAAGATCCAGTCATGTAGATGTTCGTGGGTTCGAATCCCATCCCTCGCACTTTTATTTAAAATACACTTATTTAAAATACACTTCTTACCACAGGACAATCAGGATACCCAATACTATCATCATGATAATATTTCTCAATATGATCGATAAAACCTGAATCTCCGCACCTGTCTTAGGCCCGAAGATAGCGGCATAAGATGAACCGTAAAACCTTATTCCCCTTGTAACGCTGGTCAGTATATTTCCGGCGATAAGCGTGATGATTATCTCTTCGGACGACAACGTTCCCGATGCCATCAGTCCCGATGCAACACTCGCCCCTGCGATGAAAGATCCGAATTGTGCCGCAATAATGGCAAATCCTGCAGGGGGAATAGGGAAGTACCTGCCCAAAGCTTGAATATTTTCGGCAATTATATCGAATGCACCCGTATTGATCAATGCAGCAACGAAAATAAGCACAGGTATGCTGATCTTCAGGATATGAACAAGAGGTTTCACAGATGAATGAAGTGCATTCTTTACATGCCGGGCAAATCTAAGCCTCACTTTTTCCTCGACATAACAGATCTCGTAATCCCGCGGTCTCAGCAGAAACCTGCCGGAAATAATCAGGATGAAAGTTTTTATGAAACCGACAAGAGTCAGAATTAAAAAATATACCAGCCCCGTTAATCCAAGAAGCGGAATATAAACCGGAAGAAGATATCGCCAGTGCATTACAATATTCGGAAAAGAATTCATCAGTGCTGCAAGCACCATTTCCTTATGGCTGATAATCCCTTCACGCTCGTATTTTACAAGCATCGCATTGGCAGCCTTAGGAGAGACAAAAGCCATCATGAAAGATATCCCGCAGTCAGGGTGGAGGTTGGCATAATCGGTTATCGGTCTTGAAAAACGTGACAATTTATCCGTAATATTAAAAGAAATTATCAATTCGGCAATAAACACACCCACGGCCATCATCGGAACAGAAGCCAGTATCAGGTCCAAGGAAAGAACCAGTGTATCGATAGTGAATTGATAAAGATCGATCATCTAAAAAAACTCCACATCAGATACTGAAACCAACATATGTGTAACTGAGTGCTACTACTTTAGAGCTTTCATCTTACTTTATTTGCGAAAATAATAGTTATTTACACCAATTTTAATTAATCACCGACTTCGCCGTGACCTGAAAATTTTTACCGGATATACCTGAATAAATTAATTTTGAACTCCCAATATCTTTTTAATTCACCCCGCAATATTCTCTAATACCGTGGTGAAAACTTGACTCCCGAGATCCTCCTAGTGCTGGCAGTCCTTTTGGCAGCGATCATCCTCTTTGTCACTGGCAAATTCAGGAATGACATCAATGCTGTCATAATAATGCTGACCGTAGGCATTCTCGGCCTTGTCAGTCCGCTCGATACAATTTCCGGGTTCGGGAGCAACGCGGTCATCTCGATAATAGGAGTAATGATCCTCGGCTACGGGATCGATCGCACCGGCATAATGGTCGTGATTGCACGAAGAATTATGGAGATCGGGGAATCCAGTGAAAGGAAGATTACGACAATAATTTCATCCGTGCTCGGACTGGTCTCCGCCTTCATGCAGGACCTCGGCTCGGTCGCACTATTCCTCCCTGCCGTCCTGAGAATATCCCGGAAGAGCAAAATTCCCAAATCACGGCTCATAATGCCAATGGGAATTGCGGCAATACTCGGGGGAACCCTGACGATGGTCGGGTCATCACCACTTATACTGTTAAACGACCTGCTTGAGCAGGATGCCCTTGATCCGTTCGGGTTCTTTGCAGTAACACCGATCGGTGCTGCACTCCTTCTTTCCGGGGTCCTGTATTTCATGCTCCTCGGCAGGTACATTCTCCCTTCGAAAGACGAAGCAGAGGAATCGCAGAGACCGCAGGAGGAGCTGATCGAATCGTGGAACCTCCCGGGGAGCATGCACCACTACCGGGTCCCGGAAGGATCGCCATTAAACGGAATGAAAAGGGAGGAGGCAAACCTGAAAAAAGGGTACTCTCTCTATCTCCTTGCCATCACGGAAGGCGATGACGTAATATACGGTCCGTGGAGGTACACCGTCTTTTCCGCAGGAGAGATCCTGACACTCCTCGGAAATTTTGAGGATGCGGAAAGATTTGCGAAGGATTATGCCCTTGAAAGATATGAAGACCAGCAGGAATTAACCGAAAAGGTAGGTGACGAAAATGCAGGATTTGCCGAGATAATACTCAAACCACGCTCGAAACTGATCGGCAAAACCATAAGGGAGATCGCATTCAGGAAGAACTACAGCCTCGAGATAATAATCCTGCTCAGCGGAAACAACCCTAAAAGAGACGACTTTTCCGACACCCCGCTAAAGACCGGGGACACCATCGTAGTATACGGTCCGTGGAACAGGATCGAGGCGATTGGCAGGGACCCGAACTTCGTCCTTCTAACACCCGTTGAAGAGAAAGAGATGAAAACCGGAAAAGGTGCTGTTGCAGTAGGGTGCTTTGCAGGAGGGATAATGCTCTCGTTCGCCGGCCTTCCCATATCGGTTGGCCTTCTTACAGGTGCAATCGCAATGGTCCTCCTCGGGGTAATCGATATGGACGAGGCATATCATGCAGTGGACTGGAAGACTGTTTTTCTGCTTGCAGGACTTATCCCGCTCGGCCTCGCAATGGACCAGACCGGAACCGCCGCATACATTGCAGACTTCATCATCCAGTTTGCAGGGCAGAGCCACCCCATTTTGCTCATGTTTGCAATCGCAATCCTCACGACATTCTTTAGTCTGTTTATGTCAAATGCCGCTGCAACAGTTCTCCTTGTTCCGCTCGTGATATTTATAGGAAGTTCAACCGGACTCGACCCCCGCGGACTTGCACTGCTCGTAGCCGTATGCGCATCTAATTCGTTCATTCTTCCGACTCACCAGGTAAACGCATTCCTCATGAACCAGGGCGGATACAGAAATTCGGACTATATTAAAGCCGGAGGGGGAATGACCGTCCTGTTCCTTGTTGTGGCAGTGGGAATGGTTTATATAATGTTTGCATAATATCTGCAACTATTAAAGGAGGGCCTTGTATACATGCTTCTGAGACACTTTTATGTAGAGAAAATCGCTCACAGTTCTTACCTTATCGGCGGAAACAAAACATGTGCAATCGTTGATCCGGCACGCGACGTCGAAAGGTATATCGATGCAGCGAAGGAAGAAGAACTTGAGATAACCCACGTACTCGAAACGCATCTCCACGCCGACTTCATCTCGGGT
The nucleotide sequence above comes from Methanolacinia paynteri. Encoded proteins:
- a CDS encoding HEAT repeat domain-containing protein, which gives rise to MEEKQLTPMERYRKEKERRGEENFDIYVAQLNHPHLTYRIKAAEALGNFGDLRAVKHLEQTLNPENESEYLFIAINSLGNLGNPGSVPLLVPFLKSDDKWLRLCAVRALGMIGDDRAALPVIPLLQDKKVDVRKSAVESLGRMGYIEAMDFISPLLSDDDSSVREVVRNTLSGLEKVNS
- a CDS encoding ArdC family protein, which codes for MANVYEMVRERIISSLSSGTIPWHQSWKNLSPCNVLTGRPYRGINRLLLSGHEWWGTYRQIKQLGGYVRKGEKASGLVVFWSFEEARPIVNDQGDEVLVMSQREKPLVRYYWVFNLSQCEGIEKEEVGEVRAITSCDEVIERNSPKVTQGPPAYLPTPDIIHMPDMERFESPEEYYSTYFHELTHWTGHESRLKRPGITGPIRFGSERYSREELTAEMGSAFLCAMTGIDMPVIENQAAYVAGWLRHIRNGTVVDVIRAAGDAQRAADFLTGGGEE
- a CDS encoding 6-bladed beta-propeller → MMINEIFIPFDIGVDDFENIYVTDRSKSYIIKIPSKDKNVQKIELRGAIFSNSEQLGAIYVEPYGNTYVSDLWSGNIIKVDLQGNWKIVACSYSVGGYTEGSIGKAGGIVVKSGKFYIADTENSRIHVFDSNGLTLATSFGEPYPYPGETRFNQPFDIAVNSSGNIFVVDSGNHRILKYKLSGLFEKQLKLIASYGSYGTGDGEFNHPKGIVIDKKNNFYIVDSENHRIQKLTPNFKFILKWGTYGSNEGEFKNPKAITIDKSGNTYVADVNNRRIQKFTQEGKFITEWTSYENVSGELNCPEGIAVDGSGDIYISDTGNNRIQKFSPDMNFVLKWGLGGESSGMFHQPKGIAVNNTGNIYVVDSSNHRIQVFSSKGEFIDSIGSEIKIFDINYIVTYEIDDLVNDGLFSYPSAISFDKLGNFYIVDHSVHRIQKFTPGGTFITKWGSEGSGENQFKYPKDIAIDSFGNVYVTDSGNNRIQKFTSEGTFIDTWRGYEKECGGEEFNDPSGIAIDKLNNIYIIDSGNNQIKKFSSEGEFIGNWRMYKKECGGEELKEPSALAVDSSNNIYVVDFGYSTIKML
- a CDS encoding tyrosine-type recombinase/integrase, producing MDSYFEKLPSIDEANIKYLESYVKHLELKQLSEQTIQTKVWRNYNFLISNGFKDSKQVTQDDVENYFIKRRKECSQVTVNGEILEIKLFFRWLLGKETEEAMFENVKIKRVRSSLPTDQLLTRYDIEKLVNACDRQRDRAIIMLLWDTGARIGEIVSLNIGHIEFDRYGAVVIVKGKTGMRRLRLISSVPDLQAWINVHPLRDRSDAPLFTTFTRYGNGNKRLNLHTIQNMLKRVAQRANVHKRIHPHAIRHARLTDLVKNEGGKRGLSEMELRVFAGWEKNSNMPEVYVHLSGGDIERKMLENAGLIDEDQKQEKTLEPVICPRCKTSNPSSALYCTNCSMVLNQEEAIDVEESINEAKGSDDYSMLLEKLKKDLGIA
- a CDS encoding nucleoside recognition protein, with translation MIDLYQFTIDTLVLSLDLILASVPMMAVGVFIAELIISFNITDKLSRFSRPITDYANLHPDCGISFMMAFVSPKAANAMLVKYEREGIISHKEMVLAALMNSFPNIVMHWRYLLPVYIPLLGLTGLVYFLILTLVGFIKTFILIISGRFLLRPRDYEICYVEEKVRLRFARHVKNALHSSVKPLVHILKISIPVLIFVAALINTGAFDIIAENIQALGRYFPIPPAGFAIIAAQFGSFIAGASVASGLMASGTLSSEEIIITLIAGNILTSVTRGIRFYGSSYAAIFGPKTGAEIQVLSIILRNIIMMIVLGILIVLW
- a CDS encoding SLC13 family permease, translating into MTPEILLVLAVLLAAIILFVTGKFRNDINAVIIMLTVGILGLVSPLDTISGFGSNAVISIIGVMILGYGIDRTGIMVVIARRIMEIGESSERKITTIISSVLGLVSAFMQDLGSVALFLPAVLRISRKSKIPKSRLIMPMGIAAILGGTLTMVGSSPLILLNDLLEQDALDPFGFFAVTPIGAALLLSGVLYFMLLGRYILPSKDEAEESQRPQEELIESWNLPGSMHHYRVPEGSPLNGMKREEANLKKGYSLYLLAITEGDDVIYGPWRYTVFSAGEILTLLGNFEDAERFAKDYALERYEDQQELTEKVGDENAGFAEIILKPRSKLIGKTIREIAFRKNYSLEIIILLSGNNPKRDDFSDTPLKTGDTIVVYGPWNRIEAIGRDPNFVLLTPVEEKEMKTGKGAVAVGCFAGGIMLSFAGLPISVGLLTGAIAMVLLGVIDMDEAYHAVDWKTVFLLAGLIPLGLAMDQTGTAAYIADFIIQFAGQSHPILLMFAIAILTTFFSLFMSNAAATVLLVPLVIFIGSSTGLDPRGLALLVAVCASNSFILPTHQVNAFLMNQGGYRNSDYIKAGGGMTVLFLVVAVGMVYIMFA